The genomic region GACTAGACAGATGCAGGCGAGCAAGCCGGGACAGACTCGCACGAGCAAGCAAACCCCTGCGACCAGGGCGGCGCTGGCTCAGGCGACAAAATCCGAGATCGCCAAGAAGCCGCATCAGCTGGTATTGCAGGTCAATTCCAACGATCCTGCGATGATGAACCTCACGCTCAACAATGCGACCAATGTCGCGCAATATTACCGCGATCTCGGTGAACCAGTGTCAATCGAGGTCGTCACCTTTGGTCCGGGTCTTCATATGCTGCGCGATGATACCTCGCCGGTGAAGCCACGCATCGAGGTGCTCGCGATGAGCAATCCCGAAATCTCCTTCAAAGCCTGCGGCAACACCCAGGAAAATATGCGGAAGGCGGAGAACAAGGACATCAATCTGATTCCGCAGGCGACGGTGGTCAAATCGGGTGTCGTTCGCGTCATGGAGCTGCAGGAACAGGGCTGGAGCTACGTCAAACCGTGAGCGGCAGCGGTTTCAACCGCCACTGACGCTGATTGGCCTGATCCCGAGGCGGCGCGTCAGCGCCGTCTCGAAGGACCCGGCGTGCGCGCAGGCTGCCGCCATCAGTCATATGCGATAGCTCGTAGGATGGGTAGAGCACTTGCGAAACCCATCTCTCCTTGGATGCTGTCGATGGGTTTCGCTGCGCTCTACCCATCCTACGGGTTGCCCGTCCTACGGCCAACCTTGACCTGATCCTCCCAGTCTTCCCATTCGACATCGTTGATGTCCAGGTAGCTCGAGACGGCCGAGCCGATGGTCGGAAAGAAGTGGGCTTCGCCGACCTGCGCATACAAACCGAAACGCTTCAGCTTGTCCTTCACGGGATCCTTGAGCTCGGCAAAGCAAAGTTCGATGCCCCTGGCGTGGAGCGCCTCGTCCAGTTCGGCAACGGTGTCGCAGGCGGTGACGTCGACGCTCGTGACCGGTTCGGCGGCGACGACCAGCCAGCGCACAGGCGTCGGTGATTTCTCGACCGCGGCCAGAATACGCTCCTTGAAGAACTCGGCATTGGCGAAGAACAGCGGCGCGTCCCAGCGGAACAGCACCAGTCCGGGGATCAAGCGGGCATCGGGATATCTCGTGATGTCGTGATAGCCCTTGACGCCGTGCGCCCGCCCCAGAATCGCGGAGTGCGGACGCCAGCCGTCCCACAGAAACTCGGCAATGGCCACCGCGATGGCAAGGCCGATTCCCGGAATTGCGCCGAGAACGGCCACCCCGACGAAGCACAGCACGGTCAACCAGAGTTCCCAACGTTGAATCCGGTAGATTCGTTTGAGATCGCCGATCTCGATCAGGCCAATCGCGGCTGCGATCACCACCGCCGCCAATGCGGCATTCGGCAAGTGCTGCAACAGATTCGGCGCAAGCAGCAGAAGGAAAGCGATCGCGAGCGCGCCGACGACGCTCGTCAGCTGGGTGCGCGCGCCGGCAGCCTCGGCAACGGGCGTACGCGAGGAGCTGCTGCTGATCGGGAAGCCCTGGAAAAACCCGGTTGCCAGGTTGGCCGCACCGAGACCCACCATCTCCTGGTTCGGATCGACCTTGTCGCCCAAACGAGCAGCATAGGTTCGCGACAACACGCTGGTATCGGCGAACGAGACGAGAGCGATGGCGCACCCGCCGGCCAGCACCGGGACTAGATCGCTGAAACCGATCCTGGGAATGGAGAAGGCCGGCAGCCCCTGCGGAAGTGGGCCCAAGACCTTCACACCATAACCAGTTCCGAGATCGAGTAGTGCAACGACAAGGGTCGCTCCGACGACAGCGATCAGGATTCCCGGCAGCCGTTTATTATCCTTGAGCAGCAGGATGACGATCAACGTGCCAAGTCCGACTGCGAATGCGGCCCAATTGATCTTGCCATCGCTGATCCCGACGGCGATCGCCCACAGGTCTCTCAGCGGTCCTTCGCTTTCGATCGAGAAGCCGAGCAGCTTTGGCAGCTGGCTGATCAAGACGGTCAGCGCGATCCCGTTC from Bradyrhizobium sp. CB1015 harbors:
- a CDS encoding SulP family inorganic anion transporter — protein: MSGWTRWVPGIDTLRHYEADWLRHDVFAGLVLATMLVPVGIAYAVASGLPGIHGLYATIVPLLAYAMFGPSRIIVLGPDSALAAVILGVIVPLSGGDPVRSAMLAAMMALVSGTVLIVAGIARLGFVTELLSKPIRYGYMNGIALTVLISQLPKLLGFSIESEGPLRDLWAIAVGISDGKINWAAFAVGLGTLIVILLLKDNKRLPGILIAVVGATLVVALLDLGTGYGVKVLGPLPQGLPAFSIPRIGFSDLVPVLAGGCAIALVSFADTSVLSRTYAARLGDKVDPNQEMVGLGAANLATGFFQGFPISSSSSRTPVAEAAGARTQLTSVVGALAIAFLLLLAPNLLQHLPNAALAAVVIAAAIGLIEIGDLKRIYRIQRWELWLTVLCFVGVAVLGAIPGIGLAIAVAIAEFLWDGWRPHSAILGRAHGVKGYHDITRYPDARLIPGLVLFRWDAPLFFANAEFFKERILAAVEKSPTPVRWLVVAAEPVTSVDVTACDTVAELDEALHARGIELCFAELKDPVKDKLKRFGLYAQVGEAHFFPTIGSAVSSYLDINDVEWEDWEDQVKVGRRTGNP